In the genome of Oscarella lobularis chromosome 1, ooOscLobu1.1, whole genome shotgun sequence, one region contains:
- the LOC136193348 gene encoding uncharacterized protein, whose translation MSTGDLKNNVRKLLVELRQAKYGSNIDIEGLARGRSEAILPLIHYAFLSFSLPLARYISSKGYELFGKNDLRFTQSFYKILLTEFDYRPRLTVQQFLSEGFAERKLMTVSDIFKLCTQKHEQMQKRERKPLRAFNQRGGVSKDTKLTEVKVVRNLETGSHLEDDAPLPLQPPRPTEQSFPTVPALRNSISQSGMESPEEFTPSQSKIVPLMTSGGVFPFAESKTDKECNPPMIASKYRIPSTLTRPTLLSDDPASIETAAKAAEMYWASDNESEHEEEEEEEEDKNDLSLSLSFHVNSRPTEPETRASTTTDSTSVLSVLTQIQNQLEKLQKSITTLEARLTIVETKVQLLEQR comes from the exons ATGAGCACGGGTGATTTGAAAAACAACGTTCGGAAGCTTCTCGTCGAACTTCGACAGGCTAAATACGGCAGCAACATAGACATCGAAGG CTTGGCGCGAGGAAGATCCGAAGCGATTCTACCGCTTATCCATTATGCATTTCTGTCCTTTTCGCTACCGCTGGCTCGATACATATCATCGAAAGGCTACGAATTATTCGGAAAAAACGATCTCCGCTTCACTCAGTCATTCTACAAG ATTCTTTTAACCGAATTCGACTATCGACCGCGATTGACCGTGCAGCAATTTCTCTCCGAAGGATTCGCCGAGAGAAAATTGATGACAGTGTCAGACATTTTCAAACTGTGCACTCAAAAACACGAACAGATGCAGAAACGCGAACGCAAGCCGTTGAGAGCGTTCAACCAACGCGGCGGCGTATCAAAAGACACAAAG CTGACGGAAGTGAAAGTGGTTAGAAATCTCGAAACGGGTTCTCatctcgaagacgacgctccTCTTCCCTTGCAACCACCTCGGCCCACCGAACAAAGTTTTCCCACTGTTCCAGCACtgagaaattcaatttcacaGTCCGGTATGGAGTCCCCGGAGGAATTCACCCCATCTCAAAGTAAGATTGTTCCCTTGATGACGTCCGGTGGCGTCTTTCCTTTCGCTGAATCGAAGACCGATAAAGAATGCAATCCCCCTATGATTGCTTCTAAGTATCGAATTCCCTCGACTCTAACGAGACCAACTCTGCTTTCGGATGACCCAGCGTCAATAGAAACAGCTGCCAAAGCAGCAGAGATGTACTGGGCAAGTGACAATGAATCAGAacacgaagaagaagaggaagaggaggaggataaAAATGATCTTAGTCTCAGTCTGTCTTTCCACGTGAATAGTCGGCCTACTGAACCGGAAACGCGCGCCTCTACGACGACAGATTCGACGAGCGTACTCTCCGTACTGACACAAATACAGAATCAATTGGAAAAGCTTCAGAAATCGATAACTACTCTAGAAGCTCGATTGACAATAGTTGAAACGAAGGTGCAACTATTAGAACAACGCTGA